From a single Papaver somniferum cultivar HN1 unplaced genomic scaffold, ASM357369v1 unplaced-scaffold_133, whole genome shotgun sequence genomic region:
- the LOC113333651 gene encoding uncharacterized protein LOC113333651 — MESDWGCDKKRKGDDFTSEKKDKKEKEMILHQKRKIKKMKEDEIDTWKRRYSDLMERFKILDKVEARNVKLKKILDHQEHRNSVLYASFKEKEEECRELEDKLSDLYERCYYAEQDFNEYTFMFDELCQKIEGFKKKIGQFEFLTCSKNPAKISEYRKQCSEMHEKIRGLEEDKRVVIKKGLAEQERIAYLENQAMFRLKYELELEKKSDGYRTKYNELCMRYKEKKARVTSLENEVKENKGLCVQLNERIASLQEERKVMCEVEKKAQVRITYLEKLLGKRMKSDKRDLKLPNLGLDEENSTLRCSGGSPDYGERESDQRGLHNENSCNDKRANDTYRRLRSEMNGGTHEAYVARTTFTKKMMNNAEKILTSGFRDSNNFSSQGNKDAHVSGTVEICDNKDEHISLRRICHSGGREGMQVSTGNRTERCLKKPLSDQIGEVYDSSCDEDDTPLFSAVKGRRFLKIVTSDGEEDDTTLLGELHEKVLEELTVIPKLKLSPTDLCAWNSSNVALSSGGQNVEEFVSPSGQRQVSLRKREEKKSQADETFKNVKDILALNDLEMSASPAQVKIGNPTSENDEQNVAQEAGSEREGDSMGGCFENISPRRVCHSGGTERMQVSTGNRTERCFKKTLSDQIGEVYDSSYEEDDSPLSSAVKGRRFLKIVTSDGEEDDTTLLGVLQEKVLDDLTVFHKLKLSPTNLCAWNSSNVALSSGGQTAEEFVSPSHQRQVSPRKHEEKKSQADETFKNVKDILAPNNREMSVSSAQVKIGNLTSENDEEKVAQEAGCESEDDSMGGRFAKGVDSGDSSSDSEDAVDNELDFGRVVAMMRSNTNKEMKWQNEADMGSSFEKDPVLCMKAVCALHRQQADDGKSIKGPFSQFSALSGSDLAEFLMDWNPEVDLEKSVKELEIFDREGLEDCKTLATYYSKQLFSIYQKGEDPFFNPSYLRLTA; from the exons ATGGAATCCGATTGGGGGtgtgataaaaaaagaaaaggagatgATTTTACATCagaaaagaaagataaaaaagaaaaggagatGATTTTACATCAGAAAAGaaagattaaaaaaatgaaagaggATGAAATCGATACCTGGAAGAGGAGGTATTCAGATTTGATGGAGAGATTTAAGATTCTGGATAAAGTAGAAGCCAGAAATGTAAAGTTGAAAAAAATCTTAGATCATCAGGAACATAGGAACTCTGTTCTGTATGCATCATttaaggagaaagaagaggaatgtCGTGAACTTGAGGATAAGTTGAGTGACTTATATGAGAGATGTTATTATGCTGAACAAGATTTTAACGAGTACACGTTTATGTTCGATGAATTGTGTCAGAAGATCGAGGGTTTCAAGAAGAAGATTGGGCAATTTGAGTTTCTAACTTGCTCGAAAAATCCTGCAAAAATTAGTGAGTACAGGAAACAATGTAGTGAAATGCATGAAAAGATTAGAGGATTAGAAGAAGATAAGAGAGTTGTTATAAAAAAAGGGTTGGCGGAACAAGAACGAATCGCATACTTGGAGAATCAAGCGATGTTTAGGTTGAAATATGAACTTGAATTAGAGAAAAAGTCAGATGGTTATCGAACTAAGTATAATGAGTTGTGTATGAGGTATAAGGAGAAGAAAGCAAGAGTGACTTCTCTTGAAAATGAGGTTAAGGAAAATAAGGGATTATGTGTTCAGCTGAATGAGCGAATAGCTAGTTTACAAGAAGAACGGAAAGTTATGTGCGAGGTGGAGAAGAAAGCTCAAGTTAGAATCACTTACTTGGAAAAATTGTTAGGCAAGAGGATGAAAAGTGATAAAAGAGACTTGAAATTGCCGAACTTGGGGTTAGATGAAGAAAATTCGACTTTGAGATGTTCCGGAGGTTCTCCTGATTATGGTGAAAGAGAAAGTGACCAAAGAGGTTTACATAATGAAAATTCTTGCAATGATAAAAGGGCGAACGATACATACAGAAGACTTCGCAGTGAAATGAATGGTGGGACTCATGAGGCCTATGTGGCTCGGACGACATTCACAAAGAAAATGATGAATAATGCTGAAAAGATTCTTACTTCTGGTTTTCGAGATAGTAACAACTTCTCATCTCAAGGAAACAAAGATGCACATGTCTCAG GTACTGTTGAGATCTGTGACAACAAGGATGAACATATTAGTCTGCGGCGTATTTGCCACTCTGGAGGCAGAGAAGGGATGCAAGTTTCAACTGGCAATAGAACTGAAAGATGTTTAAAAAAACCATTATCTGATCAGATAGGTGAGGTATATGACAGCAGTTGTGATGAAGATGATACACCATTATTTTCCGCAGTGAAAGGAAGAAGGTTTTTGAAAATTGTAACCAGTGACGGTGAGGAAGATGATACAACTCTACTCGGTGAACTTCATGAAAAGGTACTCGAAGAGCTTACAGTAATTCCTAAACTCAAACTCTCTCCAACGGATCTATGTGCATGGAATTCGTCCAATGTTGCTCTCTCTTCTGGTGGTCAGAATGTTGAAGAATTCGTCTCCCCTTCAGGTCAAAGACAGGTATCACTGAGAAAGCGTGAAGAAAAGAAGAGTCAGGCTGATGAAACATTTAAAAATGTCAAAGACATCTTAGCTCTGAATGATCTTGAAATGTCTGCATCACCAGCGCAAGTAAAGATAGGCAACCCAACTTCTGAGAATGACGAACAGAATGTGGCACAAGAGGCTGGTTCTGAGAGAGAGGGTGACAGTATGggtggatgttttgaaaatattaGTCCGCGGCGTGTTTGTCACTCTGGAGGCACAGAAAGGATGCAAGTTTCAACTGGTAATAGAACTGAAAGATGTTTTAAAAAAACATTATCTGATCAGATAGGTGAGGTATATGACAGcagttatgaagaagatgatagCCCATTATCTTCCGCAGTGAAAGGAAGAAGGTTTTTGAAAATTGTAACCAGTGACGGTGAGGAAGATGATACAACTCTACTTGGTGTACTTCAAGAGAAGGTACTCGATGACCTTACAGTATTTCATAAACTCAAACTCTCTCCAACGAATCTATGTGCATGGAATTCGTCGAATGTTGCACTCTCTTCTGGTGGTCAAACTGCTGAAGAATTCGTCTCCCCTTCACATCAAAGACAGGTATCACCGAGAAAGCATGAAGAAAAGAAGAGTCAGGCTGATGAAACATTTAAAAATGTCAAAGACATCTTAGCTCCGAATAATCGTGAAATGTCTGTGTCATCAGCACAAGTAAAGATAGGCAACCTAACTTCTGAGAATGACGAAGAGAAAGTGGCACAGGAGGCTGGTTGTGAGAGCGAGGATGACAGTATGGGTGGACGTTTTGCAAAAGGGGTTGATAGTGGAGATAGCTCAAGCGACTCAGAAGATGCAGTGGATAATGAGTTAGATTTTGGTCGCGTTGTAGCAATGATGAGAAGTAACACAAATAAAGAGATGAAATGGCAAAATGAAGCAGATATGGGTTCCTCATTTGAGAAGGATCCCGTCCTTTGTATGAAAGCTGTTTGTGCTCTACATAGGCAGCAAGCAGATGATGGAAAATCAATTAAGGGTCCGTTCAGCCAGTTTTCTGCACTCAG CGGAAGTGATTTAGCTGAGTTTCTAATGGATTGGAACCCAGAAGTTGATTTGGAGAAGTCTGTAAAAGAGCTGGAAATTTTTGACCGTGAAGGACTTGAAGATTGTAAAACCTTGGCCACATACTACTCGAAGCAGTTATTCTCCATTTACCAGAAAGGAGAAGATCCCTTCTTTAATCCTTCATATCTTAGGCTTACAGCCTGA